ATACTGATGGGCATGTCCGCCGCCGACAAAACCTTCTACCTCGAGACGTTTGGCTGCCAGATGAACGTCCATGACTCCGAGAAAGTCATCGGCACGCTCGTCTCGCAAGGCTATCGCCAGGTCGAGGAAGAGACTGCCGCGGACCTCATCCTTTACAACACGTGCTCCATCCGCGATAAGGCCGAGCAAAAAGTCTTCCACCGCCTGCAGGACTACAAAAAGCTGGCCGCGCAAGGCAAGCGCTTCGGCGTGCTCGGCTGCGTGGCGCAGCAGGAAGGCGAGAAGATCTTCGAGCGCGCGCCCTACGTCTCGCTCGTCGCCGGCTCGGCCTCGTATCACAAGCTGCCCGAATTGCTGGTGCAGATCGAGGCAGGGAACCGCCGCGTCACCGGACTCGACGACCGCCAGACCGACCAGACCTTCGAGACCGAGTTCACCGCGCGCTCTAACCCGCATCGCGGATACATCACCATCATCGAAGGTTGCGACAAGTTCTGCGCCTATTGCGTCGTGCCCTACACGCGCGGCAAGGAGCGCAGCCGCACCTCGGACTCCGTGCTCGCCGAGGCGCGCGCGATGGCTGACCAGGGATACACCGATATCCAACTCCTCGGCCAGAACGTGAACTCGTATCGCGATCCGCTGGGCAAAAAGTCGTTCGCGGAACTGCTGACGGCCGTCGGGGAAGTCGTTGGCATCCGCCGCGTGCGCTTCACCACCTCGCATCCGCGCGATTTCAGCAAAGACATCGTCGACGCCATCGACGCCGTGCCTTCGCTCTGCGACCACGTCCACCTGCCGGTGCAGAGCGGGTCGTCCCGCGTCCTCAAAGCCATGCTGCGCGAGTACACGCGCGAGCAGTACCTCGAACGCGTTGCCTGGATGAAAGCCGCACGGCGGCCCATCTCCATGACCACCGACGTGATCGTCGGATTCCCCGGCGAGACCGCCGCGGACTTCGAGGAGTCGCTCGCGCTGCTTGAGCATGTGCAATACGACGGCGTCTTTGCCTTCAAGTACTCGCCCCGCCCGAACACGCCCGCCCTCCACCTCGCCGATCCGATCCCGGATGAGGAGAAGTCACAGCGCCTCCAGCTCTTGCAGGAGACCCAGCGTGAGATCCAGCGGGTTAACTACGCCAAGCATGTGGGGTGTACACTTGAAGTAATGGTTGAAGGGCTGAATACGCAGCGCGGCCAGGTCGTCGGACGCAGCTCGCAGAACAAGACGGTGAACTTTATCGCGAGGCATCCCATCGCCCCGGCGAACGGGTCGTATGTGAGCGTCGAGATCACGCAGAGTTTTCCCAACAGCTTGGTCGGCGTGATGGTCTAACTTGGTGGTGCACCCAGTCGCTTGCGCGCGGGGTTAGAATGAGCGGCAGGGAACGCCGCTGTGGGCCGAGGAGGGACTATGGAAGTCGAGATGAAGATACGCGGTCTGATGATGGACCCGGTCACCAACATGCCCATTGTCATCCTCAAAGACCCGGCCTCGGACTCGGTGCTGCCCATCTGGGTGGGCATCTATGAGGCCAACGCCATCGCCCTCGAGATCGAGAAGGTCGCAACGCCGCGTCCCATGACCCACGACCTCATCAAGAACCTGCTGCTTGGCTTGGACACACAGGTCCACAAGGTGGTGGTCAGCGAGCTGCGTGAGGATACGTTCTATGCCGTCATCTGGCTGGAGCGCGACGGCCACATCATCAGCGTGGATTCGCGCCCTTCGGACGCCCTCGCCGTCGCCCTGCGCCTCGATTGCCCAATCTTCGTCGACGACCAGGTGCTCAAGACCTCGAAGCTCGCCAGCGCCGTCAGTGACCGCATCTCGTCGGACGAGCTGCGCAAATGGCTCGAAGGCCTCAACGACGAAGACCTCGGCCGCTACAAGATGTAGCGTCATCCTGAGCGCGCCGCGAAGTGCGCAGGATCTCACCGCCGACGATCTCACAAGCCGCCATGCCCGATCCCGCCCACCAGCTCGCCGAACTCTACGCCGCCGGCTTCGACGTCCAGACCTTCGAGCGCTACCCGCGCGCAGTCGGCGTGCTCCGCGATGGCGCCATCGCCTTGGTCGAGCCCACGCCCGCCGGCCTCCGCATCATCGGCACACCCGGCTGGCGGATGGGGGAAGTCATGGGCGTCCTGGTCGAGAAGGATGGCGCCCAGGTCTTCCAAGCCAAGCAAGAGGTCGTGGAGGCCACGCCGGAAAGGGTAGCGGCGGTCGAACGCCTCAGGGCCGATCTAGCGGGAATAATGGCAAAGCCGTAGGCGAGGTGGCCGCGGATTCATTAGCCAGATTCAGTAGTTAACATAATATCTGTTATCGGACGTTGTATATCCCCATTAAGGATTGCCTAGGGGTTCCCGACTAAGACGATCTTCGGCTGAAACAGCGTCCCCGCCACCCGCGCCACGATGGCGATTAGTTCCCTCTGACCCGCGAACACCTTCACCAGTCCGGCACACGACGTCTCGGGCAGGTTGACCGCCATGCCATGCCGGATGCGCGCCGCCGTTTCCTCGTCGGCGGTGACCGCCGGCATTGCCGGCAGGATCTCCCGCGGATGGACGAAGAGCGCGGCCAGCTCCGCCGTTCCCGCCGTCGCCGATTCCTGAAGCTTCTCCAGGGTGTGCGCCTGCCCTAACCCGAACTCAGCAACGGACACCCGCCGCAAGCTCGCCAGGTGCGCTCCTATCCCCAGCACCTGGCCTAGGTCATGGGCGATGGACCGCAGGTATGTACCGCTGCTCACGTGCGCCCGGAAGGCGGCATCCTTGCCAGTCAACGTCACGATCACGAGTTCCTTGACCTCGACCTCGACCGGCTCGAGCGTCACTTCCTTGTTCTTGCGCGCCAGTTTGTACGCCGGTACGCCGCCGATCTTCTTCGCCGAGAACGGCGGCGGCGTCTGCTGGATCTGGCCGGTGAACCGCTTCGCCATCTCGCGCAGCCGGTCCACCGTCACGTTGACCGGTTGTGGCGTGCCCGCCGGCTCGCCTTCGGCGTCATAGGTGTCGGTCGCAAAGCCAAAGCGGATCGTCCCCTCGTAGCGCTTGTCGGACTTCAGATAGAACTGCGCCAGCCGCGTCATGTTGCCGAGGACGAGCGGCAGCACGCCCGTCGCCATGGGATCGAGCGTCCCCAGGTGCCCGACCGACCGTTCGCCCACGATCTTGCGCACACGATAGACCACATCGTGCGAGGTCATGCCCGCCGGCTTGTCGATCACCAGGACGCCGTTCACGTTCATCCGCTCCCTTCTGCTATCGTGGACGCTGCCTCGCTCCCCGGTCAACCCTTCTTGCTCCCGTGCGACGCGGCGGTGCGCAGGTGCATCGAATCCCCCGACTCTTTCATGATCCCTCTACGCGACGACGCGCCGCGCTCCACCGTGCCCTTCGTCACCTATTTCCTCGTCGCCATGAACCTCATCGTCTTCCTCTTCGAGGTCTCGCTGCCGCCGGGGCCGCGGATGGAGCTGGTCTACGAGTTCGGCGTCGTCCCCTCGCACATCACTTCGCTGGTCCACGGCGTGGACATGACCGGCGCCGGCTGGCTCAATTTCCTGCCCATACTTACTTCCATGTTTCTGCACGCATCCTGGCTGCACGTCATCGCCAACATGTGGTTCCTCTGGATCTTTGGGGACAACATCGAAGACCACCTCGGCCACCTGCGCTACTTCATCCTTTATCTGGTCTGCGGTATCGCCGCCTCGGGGGCGCACATCCTCTTCAACCTCGGGTCCGACATTCCCAGCGTCGGCGCCAGCGGAGCCATCGCCGGAGTCATGGGCGCGTACTTCGTCCTCTTCCCTTCCGCGCGCGTACTCACGCTCGTGCCGTTCTTCTTCCTCTACCTTACGTGGCTGCCGGCGTGGCTCATCCTCGGCTACTGGTTCGTGCTGCAATTCCTCAGCGGCGCCGCCACCTCGATCACGCCTGCGGGACAAAGCTCCGGCGGCGTCGCCTTCTGGGCGCACGTCGGAGGATTCCTCACCGGCGTCGCGCTCATCAAGATCTTTCCGCAGCGCGCCCGCCGCTATACCTACGCTAATTGGGAGTGAG
This is a stretch of genomic DNA from Acidobacteriota bacterium. It encodes these proteins:
- a CDS encoding bifunctional nuclease family protein; this encodes MEVEMKIRGLMMDPVTNMPIVILKDPASDSVLPIWVGIYEANAIALEIEKVATPRPMTHDLIKNLLLGLDTQVHKVVVSELREDTFYAVIWLERDGHIISVDSRPSDALAVALRLDCPIFVDDQVLKTSKLASAVSDRISSDELRKWLEGLNDEDLGRYKM
- the truB gene encoding tRNA pseudouridine(55) synthase TruB, translated to MNGVLVIDKPAGMTSHDVVYRVRKIVGERSVGHLGTLDPMATGVLPLVLGNMTRLAQFYLKSDKRYEGTIRFGFATDTYDAEGEPAGTPQPVNVTVDRLREMAKRFTGQIQQTPPPFSAKKIGGVPAYKLARKNKEVTLEPVEVEVKELVIVTLTGKDAAFRAHVSSGTYLRSIAHDLGQVLGIGAHLASLRRVSVAEFGLGQAHTLEKLQESATAGTAELAALFVHPREILPAMPAVTADEETAARIRHGMAVNLPETSCAGLVKVFAGQRELIAIVARVAGTLFQPKIVLVGNP
- a CDS encoding rhomboid family intramembrane serine protease, with translation MIPLRDDAPRSTVPFVTYFLVAMNLIVFLFEVSLPPGPRMELVYEFGVVPSHITSLVHGVDMTGAGWLNFLPILTSMFLHASWLHVIANMWFLWIFGDNIEDHLGHLRYFILYLVCGIAASGAHILFNLGSDIPSVGASGAIAGVMGAYFVLFPSARVLTLVPFFFLYLTWLPAWLILGYWFVLQFLSGAATSITPAGQSSGGVAFWAHVGGFLTGVALIKIFPQRARRYTYANWE
- the miaB gene encoding tRNA (N6-isopentenyl adenosine(37)-C2)-methylthiotransferase MiaB, coding for MGMSAADKTFYLETFGCQMNVHDSEKVIGTLVSQGYRQVEEETAADLILYNTCSIRDKAEQKVFHRLQDYKKLAAQGKRFGVLGCVAQQEGEKIFERAPYVSLVAGSASYHKLPELLVQIEAGNRRVTGLDDRQTDQTFETEFTARSNPHRGYITIIEGCDKFCAYCVVPYTRGKERSRTSDSVLAEARAMADQGYTDIQLLGQNVNSYRDPLGKKSFAELLTAVGEVVGIRRVRFTTSHPRDFSKDIVDAIDAVPSLCDHVHLPVQSGSSRVLKAMLREYTREQYLERVAWMKAARRPISMTTDVIVGFPGETAADFEESLALLEHVQYDGVFAFKYSPRPNTPALHLADPIPDEEKSQRLQLLQETQREIQRVNYAKHVGCTLEVMVEGLNTQRGQVVGRSSQNKTVNFIARHPIAPANGSYVSVEITQSFPNSLVGVMV